From Desulfovibrio inopinatus DSM 10711, the proteins below share one genomic window:
- a CDS encoding transposase produces MPRSARLLLDDRPAVYHVMSRTALDGFPFGDVEKDALLNVIKRFATIYFCDILGFALMGNHFHLLVRFMPAESVSDHAIQDRFRMCYGLDAHPNEQQLNMLRRKWTSLSEFMREVKQTFSRFYNVRHTRRGTLWGERFKSVLVENGQTLVNCLAYIDLNPVRAGLVRRPEDYRWCSIGYHLQTDNYDDFLSLDFGLTDWDIDDIVERRRLYREFLYETGILESPKGRSLQADLAERARQSDYEYTRADRFLLRSRWFTDSGIIGSKSFIRSIAKKLRLPGAKTRSPKNISGLDMYSLKRLAESL; encoded by the coding sequence ATGCCCAGATCTGCCCGACTGTTGCTTGATGATCGCCCCGCTGTTTATCATGTCATGTCCCGAACCGCGCTTGACGGCTTTCCTTTCGGCGACGTGGAAAAAGACGCGTTACTCAACGTTATCAAACGATTCGCTACAATCTATTTTTGCGATATTCTCGGATTTGCTCTGATGGGAAATCATTTCCATCTTCTCGTACGTTTCATGCCCGCTGAAAGCGTATCGGACCACGCGATACAAGACCGCTTTCGAATGTGTTACGGGCTGGATGCGCATCCCAATGAACAACAACTCAATATGTTGCGACGCAAATGGACAAGCCTGTCCGAATTCATGCGTGAAGTGAAACAAACATTCTCGCGATTTTACAATGTCCGTCATACTCGGCGTGGCACTTTATGGGGAGAACGTTTCAAAAGCGTTCTTGTTGAAAATGGCCAAACACTCGTCAATTGTTTGGCTTACATTGATCTCAACCCAGTCAGGGCTGGTCTTGTTCGACGCCCGGAGGATTATCGGTGGTGTTCCATCGGTTATCATCTTCAAACCGACAACTATGATGATTTTCTCAGTCTCGACTTTGGGTTAACAGACTGGGATATTGACGATATCGTTGAACGTCGACGCTTGTATCGAGAATTCCTGTATGAAACGGGAATACTGGAATCTCCCAAAGGCAGATCGCTTCAAGCTGATCTTGCTGAACGTGCTCGTCAGTCCGATTATGAATATACCAGGGCCGATAGATTTCTTTTGCGGAGTCGGTGGTTTACAGACTCTGGTATCATCGGTTCTAAATCCTTTATCCGCAGTATCGCCAAAAAGCTTCGTCTCCCAGGAGCAAAAACGCGATCACCGAAGAATATCTCCGGTCTTGATATGTATTCCCTCAAACGATTGGCTGAGAGTCTTTAG
- a CDS encoding DUF116 domain-containing protein: MEAMLEHSEDSRKRLFIGLITGTSVIVCICLFLLWYVPVIGLANLHPAAPWGLGVLVGALILLVLWSGIGLSLSVALGKSLPFTKRLRGLTIKLFLPVMILLGRLVGINKEKIRNSFIKVNNELVATEGIKAPAKKILMLLPHCLQSSTCGVRLTYDINKCKRCGKCPIDGLIDLAERRGVEIAIATGGTIARRIVVQKRPRIILAVACERDLSSGIQDTYPIPVFGVLNDRPHGPCLDTLVSIMNLEHAIDLFVKDEDTSGTHAS; the protein is encoded by the coding sequence ATGGAGGCGATGTTGGAGCATTCTGAGGATTCCCGCAAACGGCTTTTTATCGGACTGATTACGGGAACGTCCGTCATTGTCTGTATCTGTCTGTTTTTACTGTGGTATGTGCCAGTCATCGGATTGGCTAATCTGCATCCGGCGGCTCCATGGGGCCTTGGTGTTCTTGTCGGTGCACTGATTCTTCTTGTCTTATGGAGTGGCATCGGTCTGTCGTTGAGTGTCGCTTTGGGCAAGAGTTTGCCTTTTACCAAGCGATTGCGTGGACTGACTATCAAACTGTTTCTTCCTGTGATGATCCTGCTCGGCCGACTCGTCGGGATTAACAAGGAAAAAATCCGCAATTCCTTTATTAAGGTCAATAATGAGCTTGTCGCTACAGAAGGTATTAAAGCACCGGCAAAAAAAATTCTCATGCTCTTGCCGCATTGCCTGCAAAGCAGCACATGTGGCGTTCGTTTGACCTATGATATCAACAAGTGCAAACGGTGTGGAAAGTGTCCCATTGATGGTTTGATCGACTTGGCTGAACGGCGAGGTGTGGAAATTGCTATTGCCACAGGCGGAACCATTGCGCGACGTATTGTTGTGCAAAAACGGCCAAGAATTATTCTGGCCGTTGCATGTGAACGCGATTTATCCAGCGGTATCCAGGATACGTACCCCATTCCGGTGTTTGGAGTATTGAATGACCGACCGCATGGACCGTGCCTTGACACGCTCGTTTCCATCATGAATTTGGAACACGCCATTGATCTCTTCGTGAAAGACGAAGATACGTCGGGCACACACGCATCGTAG
- the aspS gene encoding aspartate--tRNA ligase, whose amino-acid sequence MVDINMEEKAELRTLDALGDWRRTHTCCQLTAADIDTEVCLMGWVQFRRDHGGLIFIDLRDREGLTQVVFSPDENVSAHERAHVLRVEYVIAIKGVVRSRPEGMLNPSMKTGEIEVEVSDWKLLNTSSTPPFTVEDRVEASEALRLKHRYLDLRRPKLAANFILRNRVAQSVRRYLDGLNFLEIETPVLTKSTPEGARDFLVPSRLNQGEFYALPQSPQLFKQMLMVSGMERYYQICKCFRDEDLRADRQPEFTQIDIEMSFVDEEQVMGMAEGMVRTLFRETLGKELPDPFPRITFDDAMRDYGLDKPDIRFDLKLVEITDIMRGSDFKVFAKAEMVKGMRVPGGGVLSRKEIDDLTEFVSIYGAKGLAWIKIKEDDWQSPIVKFFSQAERDGIRDRMGLVPGDIVFFQAGAPEMVNAALGNLRIKMGERFELIDESSFAPVWITDFPLFEYDPEEKRHVARHHPFTQVAEGHADIMMSAPDNAKARAYDIVLNGYEIGGGSIRNHNIEMQRKMFSALGISDEEAESKFGFLLSALEFGAPPHGGIAFGLDRLIMILCGAKSIRDVIAFPKTQKATCLMTEAPGEVSSRQLRELGIKLREKPKKDD is encoded by the coding sequence ATGGTAGATATTAATATGGAAGAAAAGGCTGAATTGCGCACTCTCGATGCGTTGGGTGATTGGCGAAGAACACATACGTGCTGTCAGTTAACCGCAGCCGATATTGATACGGAAGTCTGCCTCATGGGCTGGGTGCAGTTTCGCCGTGACCATGGTGGGCTCATTTTTATCGACCTGCGTGATCGCGAAGGTCTCACTCAAGTCGTCTTCTCCCCTGATGAAAATGTTTCGGCGCACGAGCGTGCTCACGTTTTGCGTGTGGAATACGTTATTGCCATCAAGGGGGTTGTCCGCTCTCGTCCTGAAGGCATGCTGAACCCCAGTATGAAGACCGGGGAAATCGAAGTCGAAGTCAGCGACTGGAAGTTGCTCAATACCTCCTCCACTCCTCCGTTTACCGTGGAAGACCGTGTCGAAGCTTCCGAGGCCTTGCGGTTGAAGCATCGCTATCTCGATTTGCGCCGGCCCAAGCTTGCTGCCAACTTCATCCTGCGTAACCGTGTGGCGCAGTCGGTGCGTCGTTATCTTGATGGCCTCAATTTTCTTGAAATTGAGACGCCTGTTCTGACCAAGAGCACGCCCGAAGGTGCTCGTGACTTTTTGGTGCCGAGCCGTCTCAATCAGGGTGAGTTTTATGCCCTGCCCCAGTCGCCGCAGCTCTTCAAGCAGATGCTGATGGTCTCCGGCATGGAACGCTACTATCAAATCTGCAAATGTTTTCGCGATGAAGACTTGCGTGCCGATCGTCAGCCTGAATTTACGCAGATTGATATCGAAATGTCGTTTGTCGACGAAGAACAAGTCATGGGCATGGCGGAAGGCATGGTACGGACTCTTTTCCGTGAAACATTGGGCAAAGAACTGCCCGATCCGTTTCCGCGTATAACCTTTGACGATGCCATGCGCGATTATGGCCTCGACAAGCCCGATATTCGTTTCGATCTCAAGCTTGTCGAAATTACCGACATCATGCGTGGCTCCGACTTCAAGGTCTTTGCCAAGGCGGAAATGGTCAAAGGGATGCGTGTTCCCGGCGGCGGTGTTCTCTCCCGCAAGGAAATCGACGACCTGACGGAATTCGTTTCCATCTATGGTGCCAAAGGACTTGCCTGGATCAAGATCAAAGAAGACGATTGGCAGTCGCCCATTGTCAAATTTTTCAGCCAGGCCGAACGTGATGGTATTCGCGACCGCATGGGGCTTGTTCCCGGTGATATCGTCTTTTTTCAAGCCGGTGCCCCGGAAATGGTCAATGCGGCCTTGGGGAACTTGCGTATCAAAATGGGCGAACGATTCGAGCTTATCGATGAATCGTCCTTCGCACCGGTTTGGATCACGGACTTTCCGTTGTTCGAATACGATCCCGAAGAAAAACGCCATGTTGCCCGTCACCATCCGTTTACCCAGGTGGCCGAAGGTCATGCCGATATTATGATGTCCGCTCCGGACAACGCCAAAGCGCGAGCTTACGATATCGTTCTCAACGGCTACGAAATCGGTGGTGGTTCCATTCGTAACCACAATATCGAGATGCAGAGAAAGATGTTCAGCGCGCTCGGCATCAGCGATGAAGAGGCTGAATCTAAATTCGGCTTTCTCTTGTCCGCCCTGGAATTCGGTGCACCCCCACATGGTGGGATTGCCTTTGGATTGGATCGCCTTATTATGATTCTGTGCGGGGCGAAATCGATTCGCGACGTCATCGCCTTCCCCAAAACACAGAAAGCAACCTGCCTTATGACCGAAGCGCCGGGCGAAGTCTCGTCTCGTCAACTTCGCGAATTGGGCATTAAATTGCGCGAGAAGCCCAAAAAAGACGATTAG
- the def gene encoding peptide deformylase codes for MPRSLVKYPDPRLAEKCSAIEEVTPELRALAEEMAEIMYTNEGIGLAAPQVGESCRLVVIDLSGPEKREDLHVLVNPVIVEKEGETEFEEGCLSVTNYRSVVQRAEKVKVRATDLDGNLMEIDADGLLAICLQHELDHLDGVLFIDHISRLKRSLYDKKVKKWAKKKEQNTTSSND; via the coding sequence ATGCCAAGATCGCTTGTAAAGTATCCAGATCCTCGATTGGCCGAGAAATGCTCGGCCATTGAGGAAGTCACCCCCGAGCTTCGTGCTCTGGCTGAGGAAATGGCCGAAATCATGTATACCAACGAAGGGATCGGCCTTGCCGCTCCCCAAGTTGGTGAATCGTGCCGGCTTGTCGTTATCGATCTCAGCGGACCGGAAAAACGCGAGGACCTGCATGTTCTCGTCAATCCGGTTATTGTTGAGAAAGAAGGCGAAACCGAATTTGAAGAAGGCTGCCTGAGTGTCACCAATTATCGCAGTGTGGTGCAGCGTGCCGAGAAGGTCAAAGTGCGCGCCACGGATTTGGATGGCAACCTCATGGAAATTGACGCCGATGGTCTCTTGGCGATTTGCCTTCAACATGAACTTGATCATCTCGACGGTGTTCTTTTTATTGATCATATAAGCCGTCTCAAACGTTCGCTCTACGACAAGAAAGTGAAAAAATGGGCCAAGAAGAAAGAACAGAACACGACGTCCAGCAACGATTAA
- the fmt gene encoding methionyl-tRNA formyltransferase: MGQEERTEHDVQQRLNAVFMGTPGIAAAILQRLLDDDVVNITAVYTQPDRPCGRGQKCQPSEVKKLALEHGLPCYQPVNFKSQEAIDELAALAPDVLLVAAYGLILPQAVLDIPRLMPINVHTSLLPKYRGAAPIQRVILDGETVTGVTIMRMEASMDTGPILLQRAMGIGRDETAGQLHDDLADLGGRLLVDALNRLSLGTLKELPQDHGLATHAAKIEKSEAEIDWSDTAQNIHNRIRAMSPKPGPFFFMNIPGQSKPVRLIADVGVPGEPLAEDVPPGQVLGMVDNALAIACADRSYLLPGVRPAGKKHQDAKAFFCGYLAKCDGQAACGPEALSDNEGSHA, translated from the coding sequence ATGGGCCAAGAAGAAAGAACAGAACACGACGTCCAGCAACGATTAAATGCCGTATTTATGGGAACTCCAGGGATTGCCGCCGCAATTTTGCAACGGCTCCTGGATGATGATGTCGTCAATATAACAGCCGTCTATACGCAGCCCGACCGTCCGTGCGGACGCGGGCAGAAATGTCAGCCTTCAGAGGTCAAGAAGCTGGCATTGGAGCATGGTCTTCCCTGTTATCAGCCTGTAAATTTCAAGTCTCAAGAAGCGATCGACGAACTGGCCGCACTTGCTCCGGATGTGCTTCTTGTGGCCGCGTATGGTCTTATTCTTCCTCAGGCTGTGCTCGACATCCCCCGACTGATGCCGATCAATGTCCATACATCGCTTCTGCCCAAATATCGTGGAGCTGCCCCTATCCAACGCGTTATTCTTGATGGTGAAACCGTTACGGGGGTCACGATTATGCGTATGGAAGCTTCAATGGACACCGGACCGATTTTACTCCAACGTGCCATGGGGATCGGCCGTGATGAAACTGCCGGTCAGCTTCATGATGACTTGGCAGATCTCGGTGGCCGCCTCCTGGTCGATGCTCTCAATCGGCTTTCGCTTGGAACACTCAAAGAGTTGCCTCAAGATCATGGTTTGGCCACCCATGCAGCCAAAATTGAAAAATCCGAAGCCGAGATCGACTGGTCCGACACGGCGCAGAATATTCATAATCGGATTCGCGCCATGTCACCAAAACCGGGGCCTTTTTTCTTCATGAATATTCCTGGTCAGTCTAAACCGGTGCGTCTTATTGCTGATGTCGGCGTGCCCGGCGAGCCCTTGGCGGAAGATGTCCCGCCTGGCCAAGTCTTGGGAATGGTGGACAATGCGCTTGCCATTGCCTGCGCTGATAGAAGCTACCTGCTGCCCGGAGTGCGACCTGCCGGGAAGAAGCATCAAGATGCCAAGGCATTCTTTTGTGGATATCTTGCCAAATGTGACGGTCAAGCCGCATGTGGGCCGGAAGCCTTGTCTGACAATGAGGGTTCTCACGCTTGA
- a CDS encoding transcription antitermination factor NusB translates to MSHDFFPRQPVPPARRAARDILVLVFPWITGAQRPAQDIQAAVDQVLSSANMNPADAGLATQVAYGYCRHKGRIEFVLRTFLRSPDRIEPEVMMLMGMAVYEILLLDRIPEYASVDWAVSWIKAKWGGSQGGVANAVLRRVCRERTSLLDPDFYRVKASLKTFLSRLYSWPDWLVKVMLDAYGPKIEAFLAAQTNEAPLGLRINGNASGARSYYKLLASQPECVYAHFPTIAMAPGAADITQLGPGFESALARGLVSRQSAASQAALAALFPDHWQGPVLDACAGSGGKSFYLMETTDLELWCADVHTTRLGRIVNEAKRLGLPQPPRFVARADAPYPLKRDVKTILLDVPCSGLGVVARRPDGKWKRSRADLKKVIKTQAAILDNAFAALPKGGRLAYLTCTILPVENQDQVASFIERTPGAKLLLQKLPDPESQLNEFFYAALIEKM, encoded by the coding sequence ATGTCGCACGATTTTTTCCCTCGTCAACCTGTTCCTCCGGCTCGCCGCGCCGCTCGCGACATACTCGTTCTTGTTTTTCCATGGATAACAGGAGCACAACGGCCTGCACAGGATATTCAGGCTGCTGTCGATCAGGTATTGTCCTCAGCGAATATGAACCCCGCCGATGCCGGATTGGCTACACAGGTTGCATACGGGTATTGTCGGCATAAAGGGCGCATTGAGTTCGTGTTGCGCACGTTTTTGCGCTCTCCCGATCGTATTGAACCGGAAGTCATGATGCTCATGGGGATGGCGGTGTATGAAATTCTACTGCTCGACCGTATCCCCGAGTATGCTTCAGTGGACTGGGCTGTCAGTTGGATCAAAGCAAAGTGGGGTGGCTCGCAAGGTGGGGTGGCCAACGCCGTATTACGTCGTGTATGCCGTGAACGTACCAGCCTGTTGGATCCAGACTTCTATCGAGTGAAGGCATCGCTCAAAACATTTCTCAGCCGATTGTATTCCTGGCCTGATTGGCTTGTTAAGGTGATGCTCGATGCATACGGCCCGAAAATCGAAGCCTTTCTTGCCGCTCAAACGAATGAAGCACCCCTTGGATTGCGTATTAACGGAAATGCTTCCGGTGCGAGGTCATATTACAAACTCCTCGCAAGCCAACCGGAATGTGTCTACGCCCATTTTCCAACCATTGCGATGGCGCCAGGAGCTGCGGACATTACGCAACTTGGCCCCGGTTTTGAGAGTGCATTGGCGCGTGGCTTGGTGAGCCGTCAATCCGCGGCATCGCAGGCTGCTCTGGCCGCCCTGTTCCCGGATCATTGGCAGGGACCGGTATTGGATGCATGTGCAGGGAGCGGGGGAAAAAGTTTCTATCTCATGGAAACAACCGATCTTGAACTCTGGTGTGCCGATGTCCATACGACCCGGCTCGGGCGGATTGTAAACGAAGCAAAACGTCTTGGCCTCCCTCAACCTCCTCGGTTCGTCGCACGAGCCGATGCGCCGTATCCCCTGAAGCGTGATGTGAAAACCATTCTTTTGGATGTTCCCTGTTCCGGACTCGGTGTGGTGGCGCGCCGGCCTGACGGGAAATGGAAACGTTCACGCGCAGACCTGAAAAAGGTTATCAAAACTCAGGCTGCTATCCTCGACAATGCCTTTGCTGCTCTTCCCAAAGGAGGCCGTCTGGCCTACCTGACCTGCACCATTTTGCCCGTTGAAAACCAAGACCAGGTGGCGTCGTTTATTGAACGAACCCCTGGGGCAAAACTCCTCCTTCAAAAACTCCCCGATCCTGAATCCCAATTGAACGAGTTTTTTTACGCTGCGTTGATTGAGAAAATGTAA
- a CDS encoding hybrid sensor histidine kinase/response regulator produces MAKTLRWKINGAILVTFAMLAVIFSAVLLPFQQSRLNAAREKAQTLLAAVVSGSRDRLANAVFEDRRAAIRMLMDQMAHVPGVMQVCLFNMHDELLSTSGNGDLCQQWVQEMKIDPLPNLFEYDDRCSGQHCLVYAVPVMAIGDVLGHLVISFSLADVELARSQYFTLFVGLLAAMFVCLIVFLNFVLFKTIIRPLADMGRTMESITKEDSGQRVIIVEENEIGSLARSFNRLLDRLQNKQDTLVRAEKRYRDIFENAAEGIFQAGPTMDIERINPAMESLVGPGPHQLRDLLPEPGGFFELLAKNGVVSAAVMPVIGAEDRRFYAAVSMRVAYDALGNIARYDGSFLDVTAQVEREESERQRRAAEMSTKAKSEFLANMSHEIRTPMNAIIGLSQVALDAGPPPRQQHYFDSINKAGKSLLNIVNDILDYSKIEAGKLSLHPVEVELDDVLTNLIDVLSIPAAQKGLDLVIHTRDGVPRFMETDPVRLGQILINLAGNAVKFTPSGAIIVEIALEDERQDDVELRFSVHDTGIGIAPELQEKLFAPFTQADSNTTRLYGGSGLGLSICKSIIEIMGGKLWLESKPGVGSHFHFQVRFQKVNNAEPFPQCDPALIAAPVLLAIPSAAIRSAIGEVLEGMGIGTVEAEDMQSVQRILEDRNFSLVIFDCGSFGSEGLVAFVQAHDSLPVLPLMPVDDRETILFKACELDLRTVVNTPFTRTSLIQALNEQFDAQQGTILRAVCSANAPKKPKSVFPHARVLVAEDNAFNRMLIKEILQQRGIAPVMVQNGRQAVDAVLSEAFDLVFMDVQMPDMDGLEATITIRAHEEFANLPIVALTANAMEEHIHASFAAGMNAHLTKPFEPQRIEEILLQYLKLDIDDDAPVVKNKAAGSMTVCQRPDLDLDYAKGLIGVDDSALSKLLVVFRTEISSDIEKLNTTLKDQDWDQALKICHAIKGACLNLGALNLSEAARNLECHLQAGDYAHVSVAFGEFLNIFNILLQHLDEF; encoded by the coding sequence ATGGCGAAAACGCTTCGATGGAAGATAAACGGTGCAATACTTGTCACCTTCGCTATGTTGGCTGTAATTTTTTCGGCTGTCCTCCTTCCTTTTCAACAAAGTCGTTTAAACGCTGCCCGTGAAAAAGCCCAAACACTCTTAGCGGCTGTTGTCTCCGGGAGTAGAGATCGTTTAGCCAATGCGGTCTTTGAGGATCGGAGAGCTGCCATACGTATGCTGATGGACCAAATGGCACACGTTCCTGGAGTCATGCAGGTCTGTCTTTTCAATATGCACGACGAGCTGTTGTCCACAAGCGGTAATGGGGATCTTTGCCAACAATGGGTTCAAGAAATGAAGATCGACCCCTTACCGAATCTTTTTGAATATGACGACAGATGCAGTGGGCAGCATTGTTTGGTGTATGCAGTTCCGGTCATGGCCATTGGTGATGTCTTGGGGCATCTTGTGATTTCGTTTTCACTGGCCGATGTTGAATTGGCCCGAAGCCAGTATTTCACTCTTTTTGTCGGCCTCCTCGCGGCGATGTTTGTCTGCCTGATTGTCTTCCTCAATTTTGTTCTTTTTAAAACGATTATTCGTCCTTTGGCCGATATGGGGAGGACGATGGAAAGTATTACGAAAGAGGACAGTGGGCAACGAGTTATCATTGTTGAAGAAAATGAAATCGGGAGCCTGGCCCGGAGTTTTAATCGTCTGCTTGATCGGCTTCAGAACAAGCAGGATACTCTTGTCCGCGCTGAAAAACGATATCGCGATATCTTTGAAAATGCCGCCGAGGGAATTTTTCAAGCCGGCCCGACCATGGACATCGAACGAATCAACCCGGCCATGGAGAGTCTTGTCGGGCCAGGTCCGCATCAACTCAGGGATCTTTTGCCCGAGCCAGGTGGTTTTTTTGAACTACTTGCGAAGAATGGTGTTGTTTCTGCTGCCGTGATGCCAGTAATCGGGGCAGAGGACAGGCGGTTTTACGCGGCTGTATCCATGCGTGTGGCCTATGATGCTTTGGGAAATATTGCGCGGTATGATGGCTCATTTCTTGATGTGACGGCCCAAGTGGAACGCGAAGAAAGCGAGCGGCAACGCCGGGCGGCGGAAATGTCGACGAAAGCAAAGAGTGAGTTTCTGGCCAATATGAGTCATGAAATCCGAACTCCGATGAATGCAATCATCGGGTTAAGTCAAGTCGCACTGGATGCAGGACCACCACCACGGCAGCAGCACTATTTCGATTCCATCAATAAAGCAGGAAAGTCTCTTCTCAATATCGTCAATGATATCCTCGATTATTCCAAAATCGAAGCTGGGAAATTGTCTCTGCACCCCGTTGAAGTCGAGCTTGATGATGTTTTGACAAACCTTATTGATGTGCTGAGCATTCCGGCAGCCCAAAAAGGCCTGGATCTCGTTATCCATACAAGAGACGGCGTACCGAGATTTATGGAAACCGACCCTGTGCGTCTTGGCCAGATTCTGATCAATCTTGCAGGTAATGCGGTCAAATTTACGCCATCCGGTGCAATTATTGTCGAAATTGCTCTTGAGGACGAACGTCAAGATGACGTTGAATTGCGGTTTTCCGTCCATGATACGGGTATTGGCATTGCTCCAGAGTTGCAAGAGAAGCTTTTTGCTCCATTCACACAGGCAGATTCCAATACAACCCGACTTTATGGGGGAAGTGGACTCGGGTTGTCTATTTGCAAGAGCATCATTGAAATTATGGGTGGGAAATTATGGCTTGAAAGCAAGCCTGGAGTTGGCAGCCATTTTCACTTTCAGGTGCGTTTTCAAAAAGTGAACAATGCGGAGCCGTTCCCACAATGTGACCCGGCGTTGATTGCTGCTCCGGTTCTTTTGGCTATTCCGTCTGCAGCAATACGTTCAGCCATAGGTGAAGTTCTCGAAGGCATGGGCATTGGAACCGTTGAAGCTGAGGATATGCAATCGGTTCAAAGAATTCTTGAGGATCGAAACTTTTCTCTGGTAATATTTGATTGCGGGAGCTTCGGAAGTGAAGGACTTGTTGCGTTCGTGCAGGCACACGATTCTTTGCCGGTCCTTCCTTTGATGCCGGTTGATGATCGTGAAACAATACTTTTTAAAGCATGTGAGTTAGATTTGCGTACTGTCGTGAATACACCTTTTACCCGAACCAGCTTGATACAGGCACTCAATGAGCAGTTTGATGCACAGCAAGGCACCATTTTGCGAGCGGTGTGCTCGGCGAATGCTCCCAAAAAACCGAAGTCCGTTTTTCCACACGCACGGGTTCTTGTTGCCGAAGATAACGCCTTCAACCGGATGCTTATCAAGGAAATTTTACAACAACGCGGTATTGCACCGGTCATGGTTCAAAATGGCCGTCAAGCCGTGGATGCAGTACTGTCTGAAGCGTTCGATCTCGTGTTTATGGATGTTCAGATGCCGGATATGGACGGTCTTGAAGCAACAATAACTATTCGTGCACACGAAGAATTCGCGAACTTGCCCATTGTGGCTCTTACGGCAAATGCGATGGAAGAGCACATTCATGCGAGTTTTGCAGCGGGCATGAACGCACACTTGACCAAACCGTTTGAACCGCAACGAATAGAAGAGATTCTGCTACAGTATCTGAAACTTGACATTGATGACGATGCCCCTGTGGTGAAAAATAAGGCTGCAGGAAGTATGACGGTTTGCCAACGTCCCGATCTTGATCTTGATTATGCAAAAGGACTGATCGGCGTGGATGATTCAGCGTTATCGAAACTGCTCGTCGTTTTCCGTACGGAAATCAGTTCCGATATCGAAAAACTCAACACCACGTTGAAGGATCAGGACTGGGACCAGGCTCTCAAAATTTGTCACGCTATTAAAGGCGCCTGCCTCAATCTGGGAGCACTCAATCTGTCCGAAGCGGCCCGGAATCTTGAATGCCATCTCCAAGCAGGGGATTACGCTCATGTTTCGGTTGCCTTTGGCGAATTTCTCAATATTTTCAATATACTTCTTCAGCACCTTGATGAATTCTAA